One segment of Acidianus sp. HS-5 DNA contains the following:
- a CDS encoding winged helix-turn-helix domain-containing protein, with product MALFNKRKRDKYDIYHDILKVCKNSISGINKTRLMYSANLTFEVANKYLPLLENNGLIIRKGNLYFITKKGDEVLEKLTKFKEMKGEMKELINKLKEELH from the coding sequence ATGGCATTATTTAATAAGAGAAAGAGGGATAAGTATGACATTTATCATGACATTTTAAAAGTATGTAAAAACTCTATAAGCGGTATTAATAAAACGAGGTTAATGTATTCCGCAAACTTGACCTTTGAGGTCGCAAACAAATATTTACCACTTTTAGAAAATAATGGATTGATAATCAGGAAGGGTAACCTGTATTTCATAACAAAAAAGGGAGACGAGGTCCTTGAAAAATTAACTAAGTTTAAAGAAATGAAAGGAGAAATGAAGGAATTAATAAATAAATTAAAGGAGGAACTGCATTGA
- a CDS encoding DUF4898 domain-containing protein: MELYLSECKRLNEIPFSLVEDYINFFNFILPPKPAEVLVVIPEGKIGESEVIRYSISKIRQCNVKILVSNKIKKKFILCMK; encoded by the coding sequence ATGGAATTGTATTTGAGTGAATGTAAGAGATTAAACGAAATTCCTTTCAGCTTAGTTGAAGACTATATTAATTTCTTTAACTTTATTCTTCCACCTAAGCCTGCTGAAGTTTTGGTAGTAATCCCAGAAGGAAAAATTGGTGAATCTGAAGTAATTAGATATTCAATAAGCAAAATAAGGCAATGTAACGTAAAGATTTTGGTAAGTAATAAAATAAAAAAGAAGTTCATTCTCTGTATGAAATAG